In one Nicotiana sylvestris chromosome 8, ASM39365v2, whole genome shotgun sequence genomic region, the following are encoded:
- the LOC104232302 gene encoding glucan endo-1,3-beta-D-glucosidase-like codes for MAKVALTLCFLLLSHISVGTLVLANQQKTWCVAKPSSDQKTLQENINYACSQVDCRILQKGCPCSSPDNLMNHASIVMNLYYQAKGRNYWNCHFGNSALIVLTDPSYGSCIYE; via the exons ATGGCTAAAGTAGCTCTCACCCTTTGCTTCCTACTTTTGTCCCACATTTCAG TGGGAACTTTGGTGTTAGCAAATCAACAG AAAACTTGGTGTGTAGCTAAACCTTCATCAGATCAGAAAACATTACAAGAAAACATAAATTATGCATGTTCTCAGGTTGATTGTAGGATCTTGCAAAAGGGTTGTCCTTGTTCTTCCCCAGATAATCTCATGAACCATGCTTCTATTGTTATGAACCTTTATTACCAAGCTAAGGGAAGGAATTATTGGAATTGCCACTTTGGTAATTCTGCCCTCATTGTTTTGACTGATCCAA GTTATGGCAGCTGTATTTATGAATGA
- the LOC104232304 gene encoding probable LRR receptor-like serine/threonine-protein kinase At3g47570 has product MGRSCNLVFGLAVFILLHYHTSLAIVPSISTDKDALLALKSHISSSDPNDKIIASNWSSSSPVCSWIGITCSSRHNRVTALDISSMQLYGTVPPHVGNLSFLVSLDISNNNFHGKLPEELSHLQRLKFFIVESNNFTGVIPSFISLLPNLRILRLSSNQFHGKIPPSLSNLTKLEGLSVAHNFLEGKIPQELGDLRYMTILDLQQNQLTGSIPPSIFNITTMQIITLFENNVAGNLPTTICENLPNLEVLHIPENNLDGVIPPNLGKCRKLQILSLSDNKFTGTVPKELANLKDLTELILGSQHLQGEIPAELGNLKKLRLLGLNKNEFTGSIPTNIFNISALEILDLSENRLSGRLPSDFGRGIPSLEGFSCRSNNLSGSISASISNSSRLRTLDLSYNSFTGEIPAELGNLKNLQYLDLTVNEFTSSIPTSIFNISTLMVLGLGVNRLSGTLPSDLGRKMPSLEDLLCGDNNLSGFISATISNSSRLRKLDLTLNRFTGPIPESLGNLEYLEVLALGANNFSSDSTLSFLTPLTNCRKLRSLRFSDNPFDGVLPPSVGNFSNSLQILDGQGCKLKGFIPEEIGNVTGMTRMSLFNNELSGYIPKTIERMLKLQEIYLHKNKIGGTIPDVICNLQNLGELDLSGNQITGSVPPCLGTITSLRKLNLAYNRLNSRLPASLGSLRDIIEFNVSSNLLSGQIPLEIGNLKAATLIELSKNNFSGNIPSSIGGLDRLTNFSLAHNKLDGPIPDSLGKILALEFLDLSFNNLSGEIPKSLEDLVYIKQLNISFNKLSGEIPTGGPFANITSQSFLSNDALCGDSRFNVKPCPPKYTKKSRRKRVLIGLYTLLGIGSLFALIVGCAVLRWRKMKKNVDQADLSLVKEHERISYYELEQATEGFSESNLLGNGSFSKVYKGILKDGTIFAAKVFNVQLEGAFKSFDTECEMLRNLRHRNLTKVITSCSNLDFKALVLEYMPNGTLEKWLYSHNFFLDMMHRLDIMIDIASAMDYLHNGYSTPVVHCDLKPSNVLLDQEMVGHVSDFGIAKLLDAGEDFVQTRTIATLGYIAPEYGQDGIVSTSCDVYSFGILMMETFTRMRPSDDIFTGELSIRSFVSDSFPGGIHKVVDANLLHPADEQTDAKMQCLLSIMELALSCTVMIPDARISMEEALSTLTKIRLHFASSCC; this is encoded by the exons ATGGGCAGAAGTTGCAATCTTGTGTTTGGTCTTGCTGTTTTCATTCTGCTTCATTACCATACATCATTGGCTATTGTTCCCAGTATTAGCACAGATAAAGATGCTCTTCTTGCCTTGAAATCTCACATTTCTTCTTCTGATCCTAATGATAAAATCATAGCAAGCAACTGGTCGTCCTCCAGCCCGGTTTGCAGCTGGATTGGCATCACTTGTAGCTCGCGCCACAATAGAGTCACAGCTTTAGACATTTCTAGCATGCAACTTTATGGTACCGTTCCTCCACACGTTGGAAACCTCTCATTTCTTGTTTCCCTTGACATCAGTAACAACAATTTTCATGGAAAGTTGCCAGAAGAGTTGTCTCATTTGCAGAGGTTGAAGTTTTTTATTGTCGAAAGCAATAACTTTACTGGTGTCATTCCATCATTCATAAGTCTGTTACCAAACCTTCGCATTCTGCGCCTTTCTAGCAACCAATTTCACGGGAAAATTCCACCTTCCCTTTCCAATCTAACAAAACTAGAAGGATTGAGCGTGGCGCACAATTTTCTTGAAGGAAAGATCCCTCAAGAACTCGGTGATCTTCGTTACATGACTATTCTAGACCTACAACAAAACCAGCTTACTGGCTCTATACCTCCATCAATCTTTAACATTACCACAATGCAGATCATTACTCTTTTCGAAAACAATGTTGCTGGTAATCTTCCAACAACTATATGTGAAAATCTTCCAAACTTGGAAGTTCTTCACATCCCAGAAAACAACCTAGACGGTGTTATTCCACCAAACCTAGGAAAGTGCAGAAAGCTTCAAATCTTGTCATTGTCTGACAATAAGTTCACTGGAACTGTACCAAAAGAGTTAGCCAACTTAAAAGATCTTACAGAATTAATTCTTGGATCTCAGCACTTGCAAG GAGAGATACCAGCGGAGCTAGGTAATCTTAAGAAACTTCGGTTGCTGGGATTAAACAAGAATGAGTTTACGGGTTCTATCCCTACAAACATTTTCAACATTTCAGCACTGGAGATCTTAGATCTTTCTGAAAACAGGCTTTCAGGTCGTCTACCATCCGATTTTGGCCGTGGAATTCCCAGCTTAGAAGGATTTTCTTGCAGATCGAATAATCTGAGTGGTTCTATCTCTGCTTCAATCTCAAATTCTTCAAGACTCAGAACACTTGATCTCTCGTACAACAGTTTCACAG GAGAGATACCGGCGGAGCTAGGTAATCTTAAGAATCTACAGTATCTGGATTTAACTGTAAACGAGTTTACTAGTTCTATCCCGACAAGCATTTTCAACATATCGACACTGATGGTCCTTGGACTTGGAGTAAATAGGCTTTCAGGTACTCTACCTTCAGATTTAGGCCGTAAAATGCCCAGCCTAGAAGATCTTCTTTGTGGTGATAATAATCTGAGTGGTTTTATCTCTGCTACTATCTCAAATTCTTCAAGACTCAGAAAACTTGATCTCACACTCAACAGATTCACAGGTCCAATTCCTGAATCTCTTGGTAACTTAGAATACCTTGAGGTTTTGGCCTTGGGGGCGAATAATTTTTCCAGCGATTCAACATTGAGCTTCCTAACACCTTTGACAAATTGTAGGAAACTGAGATCTCTCAGGTTCTCTGACAATCCGTTTGATGGTGTTTTACCTCCATCAGTTGGGAATTTCTCTAACTCTCTGCAGATTCTTGATGGACAAGGTTGTAAACTGAAGGGCTTCATTCCTGAAGAAATTGGTAATGTTACTGGAATGACAAGGATGAGTCTATTTAACAATGAGTTGAGTGGATATATTCCAAAAACCATCGAACGCATGCTGAAACTTCAAGAAATTTACCTACATAAAAACAAGATTGGAGGAACCATACCAGATGTTATCTGCAATTTACAGAATCTTGGTGAATTAGACCTATCGGGAAATCAGATTACCGGTTCAGTGCCACCATGCTTAGGGACCATTACCAGCTTAAGGAAACTTAATCTGGCTTACAACAGGCTGAATTCGAGATTACCTGCAAGCTTGGGAAGCCTTCGAGATATCATAGAATTCAATGTTTCGTCCAATTTATTAAGTGGGCAAATTCCTCTGGAGATTGGAAATTTAAAGGCTGCCACACTCATTGAACTGTCAAAAAATAATTTCTCAGGTAATATCCCAAGCTCTATAGGAGGTCTAGATAGATTGACCAATTTTTCTTTAGCACACAATAAATTAGATGGTCCTATTCCAGATTCATTAGGGAAAATTCTTGCCTTGGAATTCTTGGATTTGTCCTTTAACAATCTTAGTGGTGAGATTCCAAAGTCATTAGAAGATCTTGTGTATATTAAACAACTGAACATCTCATTCAATAAACTTAGTGGTGAAATTCCCACCGGTGGACCTTTTGCAAATATCACGAGCCAATCCTTCCTGTCCAATGATGCACTCTGTGGTGACTCCCGATTTAACGTGAAACCATGTCCTCCAAAATATACAAAGAAGTCAAGAAGAAAAAGAGTGCTTATAGGTTTATATACTTTGTTAGGGATAGGATCACTCTTTGCGTTGATCGTTGGATGTGCGGTGTTAAGATGGAGAAAGATGAAAAAGAATGTAGATCAAGCTGATTTGTCGCTCGTTAAAGAGCATGAAAGAATTTCTTATTATGAACTTGAACAAGCAACAGAAGGATTCAGTGAAAGCAACTTGCTTGGTAATGGGAGTTTCAGCAAGGTCTACAAAGGGATACTTAAGGATGGTACCATTTTCGCAGCAAAGGTATTCAATGTACAGTTGGAGGGTGCATTCAAAAGTTTTGATACAGAATGTGAGATGTTGCGCAACCTCCGCCATCGAAATCTTACTAAAGTCATCACTAGTTGCTCCAACCTTGATTTCAAAGCCTTAGTATTGGAATACATGCCGAATGGAACACTTGAAAAATGGTTATATTCTCATAACTTTTTCTTAGACATGATGCATAGATTAGATATAATGATAGATATTGCATCTGCGATGGACTATCTCCACAATGGTTATTCAACGCCTGTGGTGCATTGCGACTTAAAACCAAGCAATGTCTTGCTAGATCAAGAAATGGTTGGCCATGTCAGTGATTTTGGCATCGCAAAATTGTTGGATGCAGGGGAGGATTTTGTTCAAACACGTACAATTGCAACCCTAGGATATATCGCTCCAG AGTATGGACAGGATGGTATAGTATCCACGAGCTGTGATGTTTATAGTTTTGGCATCCTGATGATGGAGACGTTTACAAGAATGAGACCAAGCGATGATATATTTACCGGAGAATTGAGCATAAGAAGTTTTGTTAGCGATTCTTTTCCAGGTGGAATTCATAAGGTGGTAGATGCTAATTTGCTACATCCAGCGGATGAACAAACCGATGCAAAGATGCAGTGTCTGCTATCTATCATGGAATTAGCTTTGAGTTGCACTGTGATGATACCTGATGCAAGAATTAGTATGGAAGAGGCTCTTTCAACACTTACAAAGATTAGGCTCCACTTTGCCAGTAGTTGCTGCTAG
- the LOC104232311 gene encoding pentatricopeptide repeat-containing protein At3g14580, mitochondrial-like produces MNLRPKTIALPALGEAAPASRPFSSSQIQKSDDINLVNYKDWLSPNEVIKIFRNLNDPNSALNLLNQISKRKDYKPNEAIYSVVVKNLAMAKNFDAIETLMEKIKFERKCRLSDEFFHNVIKIFGRLAGRINKAIETLFDMPNYKCWPSVRTFNFVLNLLVNTKQFDVVHKVYIRASDLGVEIDACCLNIIIKGLCRCGELDAKVFDEFPKQNCHPF; encoded by the coding sequence ATGAATTTGAGACCTAAAACAATTGCGTTACCTGCTTTAGGGGAGGCCGCCCCTGCTTCACGTCCATTTTCATCATCTCAAATACAAAAATCTGATGACATCAACCTTGTCAACTACAAAGATTGGTTAAGCCCAAATGAGGTCATCAAAATTTTCCGAAATCTCAATGACCCAAATTCAGCTCTAAATTTACTTAATCAAATCTCAAAACGTAAAGATTACAAACCCAATGAAGCCATTTATAGTGTAGTTGTCAAAAACCTAGCAATGGCTAAGAATTTTGATGCAATTGAGACCCTTATGGAAAAGATCAAATTTGAAAGAAAGTGTAGACTTTCTGATGAGTTTTTCCATAATGTTATTAAGATTTTTGGGCGTTTAGCTGGTAGAATAAATAAAGCAATTGAGACCCTTTTTGATATGCCTAATTATAAGTGCTGGCCGAGTGTGAGAACTTTCAATTTTGTCCTGAATTTGTTAGTGAATACTAAACAATTTGATGTTGTTCACAAGGTGTATATTCGTGCTTCTGATTTGGGTGTTGAGATTGATGCTTGTTGTTTGAATATTATCATTAAAGGACTATGTCGTTGTGGGGAGCTCGATGCAAAGGTGTTCGATGAATTTCCTAAGCAAAATTGTCATCCATTTTGA